A single genomic interval of Croceibacter atlanticus HTCC2559 harbors:
- a CDS encoding glycosyltransferase family 2 protein, producing the protein MKEPHIKVIIPAFNEANSIGRVIADIPKHVNEVIVVSNNSTDKTIAIAESAGATVLEENQRGYGYACLKGLAYIKERLVKPDIIVFLDGDYSDYPEYLDVIVRPIIKCDVDLVIGARAKELREDGSMTTPQIFGNWLATRLMKLFFKSRFTDLGPFRAIKYETLLGLEMEDKTYGWTVEMQLKALKQRLAYTEVKVPYRNRIGVSKISGTLKGAIFAGVKILGWIFKYSFK; encoded by the coding sequence TTGAAAGAACCCCATATAAAAGTCATCATTCCAGCATTTAATGAAGCCAATTCAATTGGTCGTGTTATTGCAGATATTCCCAAACATGTTAATGAGGTTATTGTGGTTAGTAACAACTCAACAGATAAAACTATTGCCATTGCAGAAAGTGCTGGAGCTACAGTTTTAGAGGAAAACCAAAGAGGTTATGGTTATGCCTGTTTAAAAGGCTTGGCTTATATAAAAGAACGTTTGGTAAAGCCAGATATTATAGTTTTTCTAGATGGCGATTATAGTGATTACCCAGAGTATTTAGATGTCATAGTAAGGCCAATTATTAAGTGCGATGTCGATTTAGTTATTGGTGCTAGGGCAAAAGAGCTTAGAGAAGATGGTAGTATGACAACACCCCAAATCTTTGGTAACTGGCTAGCAACTCGTTTAATGAAACTCTTTTTTAAAAGTAGATTTACAGACCTTGGTCCTTTTAGAGCCATAAAATATGAGACATTACTGGGTCTTGAGATGGAAGACAAAACTTATGGCTGGACAGTTGAGATGCAACTAAAGGCATTAAAGCAAAGATTGGCATATACAGAAGTTAAAGTGCCGTATAGAAACAGAATAGGTGTCTCTAAAATATCAGGCACTTTAAAAGGTGCTATATTTGCTGGCGTTAAAATTTTAGGTTGGATCTTTAAATACAGTTTCAAGTAA
- a CDS encoding beta-ketoacyl synthase N-terminal-like domain-containing protein yields MQHPIYIKGISTVSALGSHPDDIWTNYLSQRSFLKSKKIDDIPTFVGELSNTDKERVEQLKQSDKLYAELDNSVLYAMLCGRDLILKAPLNTTDFGINVGSSRGATTLFENYHEQYIKSGQTSTLSSPTTTLGNISSWLAQDLQSKGPRFSHSITCSTAFHAILNGVAWLQAQMAEEFIVGGSEAPLTPFTIAQMRAMKIYAEVGQVKNPNYPNQALNLSKTRNSMILGEGSGLITLSKIQSEQNVGEIKGIGFGTETLKHSASISKDAACMQASMRMAIKQINPKDIDVVVCHAPGTVKGDQAEINAIKDVFGEHMPAVTSNKWQLGHTFGASGILSLEMALLMLKHQKFIGVPFIENQIQPKRIKNILVNAVGFGGNSVSILVSL; encoded by the coding sequence TTGCAACACCCAATATATATAAAAGGCATATCTACAGTTTCTGCTTTGGGAAGCCATCCTGATGATATTTGGACTAATTATTTGTCTCAACGCTCTTTTTTAAAATCTAAGAAAATAGATGATATTCCAACATTTGTTGGAGAGCTTTCTAACACAGATAAAGAACGTGTTGAGCAATTAAAACAATCTGATAAATTATATGCAGAGTTAGATAACTCTGTGTTGTACGCAATGCTATGTGGAAGAGATTTAATTTTAAAAGCACCGCTTAACACAACAGATTTTGGAATAAACGTAGGGTCATCTAGAGGTGCCACTACGTTGTTTGAAAATTATCATGAGCAATACATAAAATCTGGACAAACCTCTACATTAAGCTCACCTACTACTACTTTAGGGAATATATCCAGTTGGCTAGCTCAAGATTTACAAAGCAAAGGCCCTAGGTTTTCTCATAGTATAACATGTTCTACAGCATTTCATGCGATATTAAATGGTGTAGCTTGGTTGCAAGCACAAATGGCCGAAGAGTTTATAGTTGGTGGTAGTGAAGCACCATTAACTCCTTTTACCATAGCGCAAATGCGAGCTATGAAAATTTATGCTGAGGTTGGTCAAGTAAAAAACCCTAACTATCCAAACCAAGCACTTAATTTAAGTAAAACGCGAAATTCTATGATTTTAGGTGAAGGTTCTGGTTTAATAACTTTATCTAAAATACAATCTGAACAAAATGTTGGTGAGATTAAAGGGATTGGTTTTGGAACAGAGACATTAAAACATAGTGCTTCAATTTCTAAAGATGCGGCTTGTATGCAGGCTTCAATGCGTATGGCAATAAAGCAAATAAACCCAAAAGATATTGATGTTGTGGTATGCCATGCGCCAGGAACTGTTAAAGGCGATCAAGCTGAAATAAATGCTATTAAAGATGTCTTTGGAGAACATATGCCAGCTGTAACTTCGAATAAATGGCAACTAGGTCATACATTTGGAGCTTCAGGAATATTAAGTTTAGAAATGGCGCTTCTTATGCTAAAGCATCAAAAATTTATAGGAGTTCCTTTTATTGAAAATCAAATTCAACCTAAAAGAATTAAGAACATACTTGTAAATGCTGTAGGTTTTGGAGGAAATTCTGTTTCAATTTTGGTTTCACTTTAA